From Lolium perenne isolate Kyuss_39 chromosome 5, Kyuss_2.0, whole genome shotgun sequence, a single genomic window includes:
- the LOC127302761 gene encoding uncharacterized protein, which produces MALLLKPKHHLSPTFRFLLRRLCSTEPVPATPPPPTPTEATAEPPLAAAPPPTPTEPTGEPPLAAAPPPTPDSPPPLTPAETRLLDSLHAAIVDHSRANPSPALPASLPIEPLPTFSSTLTSLLPSPPAPHLPLHLLARLLALRRGVPFPEALTFFHHALPSLPADSLPAFYAAMIDLLAKHHHFPLARNLLDEMRSRSIPISSQLILALIRRYVRADMPSEAAELFRRMEEYGAGVPDPAVALASLLGALSRKRLASEAQALFDSYRSVFPDVVLYTTLVHAWCRAGCLDKAERVFAEMQQAGVTPNVYTYTAVIDAMYRAGQVPRAQELLCQMMDNGCNPNTATFNAIMRAHVKAGRSEQVLQVHNQMRQLGCDPDIITYNFLMETHCGKGQSNLDAATKLLAKMVAKGIVPDCHTFNPMLKLVLCTGNVDAARKLYERMQELQCKPNVVTYNLLMKLFNKDKSMDMVLRIKRDMDAQRVEPNANTYGALIEMFCGRGNWRRAYAALREMVEEKSLKPAKPVYEMVLSLLRKAGQLRKHEELVEAMADRGFIKHRSEDALWNAVSAS; this is translated from the coding sequence atggctcTCCTCCTCAAGCCCAAGCACCACCTCTCTCCAACCTtccgcttcctcctccgccgtcTATGCTCCACCGAGCCGGTGCCCGCCACGCCTCCACCACCGACCCCCACCGAGGCAACCGCAGAGCCTCCGCTCGCCGCGGCTCCGCCACCGACCCCCACCGAGCCAACCGGAGAGCCTCCGCTCGCCGCGGCTCCGCCACCGACTCCCGACTCCCCTCCGCCCCTGACGCCCGCGGAAACCAGGCTCCTGGACTCGCTCCACGCGGCCATCGTCGACCACAGCCGCGCGAACCCGTCGCCCGCGCTGCCCGCCTCCCTGCCCATCGAGCCCCTCCCCACCTTCTCCTCTACCCTAACCAGCCTCCTCCCTTCCCCGCCGGCGCCGCACCTCCCGCTCCACCTCCTCGCCCGCCTCCTCGCGCTCAGACGCGGGGTCCCGTTCCCGGAGGCCCTCACCTTCTTCCACCACGCCCTCCCCTCCCTCCCCGCCGACTCCCTCCCCGCCTTCTACGCCGCAATGATCGACCTGCTCGCGAAGCACCACCATTTCCCGCTCGCCCGCAACCTGCTCGACGAAATGCGGTCCCGCTCCATCCCCATCTCCTCGCAGCTCATCCTCGCCCTGATCCGGCGCTACGTGCGGGCGGACATGCCCTCGGAGGCCGCCGAGCTGTTCCGCCGCATGGAGGAGTACGGCGCGGGGGTGCCCGACCCCGCGGTGGCGCTCGCCTCCCTCCTCGGGGCGCTCTCCCGGAAGCGCCTCGCCAGCGAGGCGCAGGCGCTCTTCGACAGCTACAGGTCCGTCTTCCCGGACGTCGTGCTCTACACGACCCTGGTGCACGCgtggtgccgcgcgggctgcctcgaCAAGGCCGAGCGGGTGTTCGCCGAGATGCAGCAGGCGGGGGTCACGCCCAATGTGTACACCTACACGGCGGTGATCGACGCCATGTACCGTGCGGGTCAGGTGCCGCGCGCGCAGGAGCTCCTCTGCCAGATGATGGACAACGGGTGCAACCCCAACACGGCGACCTTCAATGCCATCATGCGGGCACATGTCAAGGCCGGGCGTTCCGAGCAGGTGCTGCAGGTGCACAACCAGATGCGGCAGCTTGGGTGCGATCCGGACATCATCACGTACAATTTCCTCATGGAGACACATTGCGGGAAGGGGCAGAGCAACCTCGATGCCGCGACGAAACTGCTCGCCAAGATGGTTGCCAAGGGGATTGTTCCCGACTGCCACACGTTCAACCCAATGCTGAAGCTGGTCCTGTGCACCGGCAACGTGGACGCGGCACGGAAGCTGTACGAGCGGATGCAGGAGCTGCAGTGCAAGCCGAACGTGGTGACGTACAACCTGCTCATGAAGCTGTTCAACAAGGACAAGTCGATGGACATGGTGCTGAGGATAAAGAGGGACATGGACGCGCAAAGGGTGGAACCGAATGCAAACACCTACGGAGCTCTAATCGAGATGTTCTGCGGGAGGGGAAACTGGAGACGCGCCTACGCGGCGCTGAGGGAGATGGTCGAGGAGAAATCCCTGAAACCAGCGAAACCGGTGTACGAGATGGTGCTGAGCCTGCTGAGGAAGGCCGGGCAGCTCAGGAAGCACGAAGAGCTCGTGGAAGCGATGGCCGACCGAGGCTTCATCAAGCACCGGTCGGAAGATGCCTTGTGGAATGCGGTATCTGCTTCCTGA